In Synechocystis sp. PCC 6714, the following are encoded in one genomic region:
- a CDS encoding P-aminobenzoate N-oxygenase AurF: MIAVNDDSGKANTISVSPLAKDSKTRKKLELNYRRAKQMDHSPDLDQLADQFDYQQCRYQYWQAPEFSLLYGTPLWEQASPGQKLILNHLYWVAYYSQIIAAEVATIFFNQTSATGLYPLRDFRLVCDTLDLETSQERCHIHAFQTVIDQVEQSLFNGNLFGQPRRSPFRETMIFADTNWFKNWWKALQLQGFGLLSANNAFLACQYLTVRGLRTLNGKLVQHKLSNFYQQQSEPEKSPIPTQISHYHFLDESFHFNTSTILSHDVSRLLNSPTAFERKLINLGIRGCQKDHYHVSVAVNGIFWYDPALYNTIAKLLTSPLFGLSTQECQAMLWACFAQETEALHRSFQTHQEARLSYQVYLEPLPFVDRTNKSMAVMERNSVPRYLKLQSKALQRFSVPYYSDLLSWQKINGIALGRN; this comes from the coding sequence ATGATTGCTGTTAACGATGACTCCGGCAAAGCTAATACCATTTCAGTTTCCCCGTTAGCAAAAGATAGCAAAACCAGAAAAAAATTAGAGCTTAATTACCGTCGGGCTAAGCAAATGGACCACAGCCCTGATTTAGATCAGCTAGCGGACCAATTTGATTATCAACAATGCCGGTATCAGTATTGGCAAGCTCCGGAATTTTCCCTCCTTTATGGCACGCCTCTTTGGGAACAAGCTAGTCCAGGGCAAAAGTTAATTCTCAACCATCTTTATTGGGTTGCCTACTATAGCCAAATTATCGCAGCGGAAGTGGCGACCATTTTCTTTAATCAGACCAGTGCCACTGGTTTATATCCCCTCAGGGATTTTCGCCTAGTTTGTGACACCCTAGACCTGGAAACTTCCCAGGAACGTTGCCATATCCATGCGTTTCAAACCGTCATTGACCAGGTGGAACAATCTTTATTCAATGGTAATTTATTTGGCCAGCCCCGGCGATCGCCGTTTCGAGAAACAATGATTTTTGCCGATACAAATTGGTTTAAAAATTGGTGGAAAGCATTACAACTGCAGGGTTTTGGCCTACTTTCTGCCAATAATGCTTTTCTAGCTTGCCAGTATTTAACTGTAAGGGGATTGCGGACTTTAAATGGCAAATTAGTACAACATAAACTCAGCAATTTTTATCAGCAACAATCGGAGCCGGAAAAAAGTCCCATTCCGACGCAAATTTCCCACTATCATTTCCTCGATGAAAGCTTTCATTTCAACACTTCTACCATTTTATCCCACGATGTTAGCCGTCTCCTCAATTCCCCCACTGCCTTTGAAAGAAAATTAATAAATTTAGGTATTAGGGGGTGTCAAAAAGACCATTACCATGTATCCGTTGCCGTCAATGGCATTTTTTGGTACGACCCCGCTTTGTACAACACCATTGCAAAACTGTTAACGTCGCCTTTGTTTGGTCTTTCTACCCAGGAGTGTCAGGCTATGCTTTGGGCTTGTTTTGCCCAGGAAACGGAGGCTTTACATCGTAGTTTTCAAACCCATCAAGAAGCCCGACTTTCCTATCAAGTCTACCTAGAGCCATTGCCGTTTGTGGACCGGACCAATAAATCCATGGCGGTGATGGAACGTAACTCAGTGCCACGTTACCTAAAACTCCAGAGTAAAGCATTACAACGTTTTTCCGTGCCCTATTACTCTGACCTGTTGTCGTGGCAAAAAATCAACGGTATTGCCCTTGGCAGAAATTAG
- a CDS encoding ferritin-like domain-containing protein, with amino-acid sequence MKKSVSGFTLPPLGSGDRLGKILNSALNGSVDPLTPNDIEATYWSVEYFGLDQVTLFQQASTVEQAKILAIANQDLLTEIYWVEQAGVGYMAKMILGAETCEERILYGLFAADEAQHLCQIEQFFQQKPEFNHDSFLSFMGQLLESNDKALLLTMVQVVLEGWGLSHYRSLAHHCRDDNLKATLQSFLTAEARHHAAGVQQLQTWPYNQQSLTNIYQALREFLHMVQAGPQRLVKAVEKIKGYLSPSDRQQIFQELKTEEQSQQKLNLLRSLMSHGVPPKILIRLEEQRYFIPYSAEQCIL; translated from the coding sequence ATGAAAAAATCAGTTAGTGGTTTTACTTTGCCCCCACTTGGTTCCGGCGATCGCCTTGGTAAAATTCTTAATTCTGCCCTGAATGGATCAGTGGATCCATTGACCCCCAATGATATTGAGGCAACATATTGGTCTGTAGAATACTTTGGTCTAGACCAGGTAACTTTATTTCAGCAAGCGAGCACCGTTGAACAGGCAAAAATTTTGGCGATCGCCAATCAGGATTTGCTGACGGAAATTTATTGGGTGGAGCAGGCGGGGGTGGGTTACATGGCCAAAATGATATTAGGGGCAGAAACCTGTGAAGAGCGCATTTTATACGGTTTGTTCGCCGCTGATGAAGCTCAACATCTATGCCAAATTGAACAATTTTTTCAGCAAAAACCAGAGTTTAACCATGATAGTTTTTTAAGTTTTATGGGGCAGTTATTGGAATCCAACGACAAAGCTTTATTGCTGACCATGGTGCAAGTGGTGCTGGAAGGTTGGGGACTGAGCCATTACCGTTCCCTCGCTCACCATTGTCGAGACGATAATTTAAAAGCCACTTTACAAAGTTTTTTAACTGCGGAAGCCCGTCACCACGCTGCCGGAGTCCAGCAACTACAAACCTGGCCATACAATCAGCAAAGTTTGACCAATATTTACCAAGCATTGAGGGAATTTTTGCATATGGTACAGGCGGGTCCCCAAAGGTTAGTTAAAGCGGTGGAAAAAATTAAAGGCTATTTATCCCCCAGCGATCGCCAACAAATTTTTCAAGAATTAAAGACAGAAGAACAAAGTCAACAGAAACTCAATCTTTTACGTTCCTTAATGAGCCATGGGGTACCCCCCAAAATTCTCATTCGTCTGGAAGAACAAAGATATTTTATTCCCTACAGTGCTGAGCAATGTATTCTATGA
- a CDS encoding aromatic ring-hydroxylating dioxygenase subunit alpha encodes MLSPPHSPKVFNHPQRFIKGWYWLLRSKELKRGQVKSVFLLGRDLAIYRTNEEKVVAMDAHCPHMGAHLAEGKVEGESLRCFFHNWQFDSDGQCLEVPCLGKALPVKINTWPVTEAYGLIWLWTGDQPSQPIPFPPELVNQKVSTSLGRKFTKACHPNVVMVNAIDAHHFNTVHNFPVEINFKAQVVNQNVINFENITKGGNNSLLVRLIKPFYREAGTYNLSYWFGSTGMVTIGPDFLHFYIMFTLRLGKNGQTEGQTVLLTKYRPGPWGWLSNGIILWLTSLVGNYFAKGDTKIFQTIKFALKTPIAEDRPILEFIHHAEQQPSLNWQTWQTIDGKKCSANGLTVNQNGRVKIDEKIS; translated from the coding sequence GTGCTTTCTCCGCCCCACTCCCCCAAAGTGTTTAACCATCCCCAGCGTTTCATTAAAGGCTGGTATTGGTTATTGCGGTCAAAGGAGTTAAAACGGGGGCAAGTTAAGTCCGTATTTTTATTAGGTAGAGATTTAGCTATTTATCGCACTAATGAGGAAAAAGTAGTAGCAATGGATGCCCATTGTCCCCACATGGGAGCCCATTTAGCAGAGGGAAAAGTGGAGGGAGAAAGTCTGCGTTGTTTTTTCCACAATTGGCAGTTTGATAGTGATGGTCAATGTCTGGAAGTGCCCTGTTTGGGAAAAGCATTGCCGGTTAAAATTAACACCTGGCCTGTAACGGAAGCCTACGGTTTAATTTGGCTCTGGACCGGAGATCAACCCAGCCAACCAATCCCCTTCCCACCGGAATTAGTTAATCAAAAAGTATCTACTTCCCTAGGCAGAAAATTTACTAAAGCTTGCCATCCTAATGTGGTCATGGTTAATGCCATTGATGCCCATCATTTCAATACAGTGCATAACTTTCCAGTGGAGATTAATTTTAAAGCCCAGGTTGTTAATCAAAATGTAATTAACTTTGAAAACATTACTAAGGGAGGGAACAATTCTCTTTTGGTTCGTTTAATTAAGCCTTTTTATCGGGAGGCAGGCACCTATAATTTGTCCTATTGGTTTGGTAGTACGGGAATGGTAACCATTGGGCCAGATTTTTTGCACTTTTACATTATGTTCACCCTCCGTTTAGGCAAAAATGGGCAAACCGAAGGACAGACAGTCCTGTTGACCAAATATCGTCCGGGGCCATGGGGTTGGCTCAGTAATGGCATCATTCTTTGGCTAACCAGCCTAGTGGGAAATTACTTTGCTAAGGGGGATACAAAAATTTTTCAGACGATTAAATTCGCCTTAAAAACTCCCATTGCGGAAGATAGACCAATCCTTGAATTTATCCACCATGCAGAACAACAACCAAGCTTAAATTGGCAAACTTGGCAAACCATCGACGGGAAAAAATGCTCAGCCAATGGGCTCACAGTTAATCAAAACGGAAGGGTAAAAATTGATGAAAAAATCAGTTAG